A part of Desulfofundulus salinus genomic DNA contains:
- a CDS encoding DNA topoisomerase III: MRKLVIAEKPSVARDIASALGKFAQKDGYLENDHLVISWALGHLLELADAHEYAPALVKWTLEQLPILPEEFKLHPIRSGAKQLKILKQLLNSADVAEVINACDAGREGELIFRRIYEWCGCRKPIKRLWLSEATPSAIRDAFKKLRDGRELDNLAAAARARAEADWIVGINATRVFSVKHKTLLSVGRVQTPTLALVVQREREIRGFKPETYWEVWAAFQKSGGATYRGRWFRGGEGRIKEKSRAEELVRAALAAGSGRVAEVEKRSKTEAPPLLFNLNDLQKEANRKYGMTAQQTLNAAQSLYEKYKLITYPRTDSRHLTEALARDTLQKRLAALEKCPEYGELVRRIRPGMMPGKRHVDDAGVTDHHAIIPTDVTPDPAALNPVERHVYDLVVRRFLAMFYPPAVYDETKVVTEAGGETFKSGGRVEIDPGWKAVYGPEEKEEKDGKDEDGESQPLPPLAEGETVAVEEAGAVERQTKPPKRYTEATLLAAMENAGRLVDDREMAETLKAAGGIGTPATRAAIIETLIKRGYIERRRKTLVPTLRGEALIDLVPEKLKSVELTAQWEDGLRRIEEGLEDARTWLHGLKNFTREVVAMAKEQEANGAVHREEVMGKCPLCGRDVVEFARSYGCSGYKEGCRFAIWKEIAGKKITVKQAKELLWKGKTGVIKGFKSKAGKSFDAALTLSEDGRVNFEFADHAGHVLGRCPLCGKDVIEGKKGYGCAGWNQGCKFIIWKEIAGKKITVSQAKELLQKGKTGVIKGFKSKAGREFEAVLVLGEDGKIEFEFKTDRGDNVCG; the protein is encoded by the coding sequence CGCGAAGCAACTCAAGATCCTGAAGCAACTGCTAAATTCGGCGGACGTGGCGGAAGTAATCAACGCCTGCGACGCGGGGCGTGAGGGGGAACTGATCTTCCGCCGCATATACGAGTGGTGCGGCTGCAGGAAGCCAATCAAACGCCTGTGGCTTTCGGAGGCCACCCCCTCCGCCATAAGGGATGCCTTCAAAAAGCTAAGGGACGGCCGCGAACTGGACAACCTGGCAGCGGCGGCCAGGGCCCGGGCCGAAGCCGACTGGATTGTGGGGATCAACGCCACCCGGGTGTTTTCGGTGAAACACAAAACCCTGCTTTCTGTCGGCAGGGTGCAGACACCCACCCTGGCCCTGGTGGTGCAGCGGGAAAGGGAAATCCGGGGTTTTAAGCCGGAGACCTACTGGGAGGTTTGGGCTGCCTTCCAGAAAAGCGGCGGGGCCACCTACCGGGGCAGGTGGTTCAGGGGTGGCGAGGGCCGCATCAAAGAAAAATCACGGGCGGAGGAACTGGTACGGGCCGCCCTGGCCGCCGGTTCCGGCAGGGTGGCGGAAGTTGAAAAACGCTCTAAAACAGAGGCCCCGCCCCTGCTCTTCAACCTGAACGACCTGCAGAAAGAAGCCAACCGGAAGTACGGAATGACGGCCCAGCAAACACTGAACGCCGCCCAATCACTCTACGAAAAATACAAACTCATAACCTACCCCAGGACCGACAGCCGCCATCTAACGGAGGCACTGGCGAGGGACACCCTGCAAAAGCGCCTGGCCGCCCTGGAAAAATGCCCGGAATACGGGGAACTGGTCCGCCGTATAAGGCCGGGGATGATGCCGGGCAAACGTCACGTCGACGATGCCGGAGTCACGGACCACCACGCCATCATCCCCACGGACGTGACTCCGGACCCGGCGGCCCTTAACCCCGTGGAACGACATGTGTATGACCTAGTGGTCCGGAGGTTCTTGGCCATGTTTTATCCCCCGGCAGTCTACGACGAAACCAAAGTGGTCACCGAAGCCGGGGGCGAGACTTTCAAATCCGGAGGCCGGGTCGAGATCGATCCGGGCTGGAAAGCGGTATACGGGCCGGAAGAAAAAGAGGAAAAGGATGGGAAGGACGAAGACGGAGAATCACAACCGCTCCCGCCCCTGGCCGAGGGCGAGACGGTCGCTGTCGAAGAAGCGGGTGCCGTCGAGCGGCAAACGAAGCCGCCGAAACGGTACACCGAAGCCACGCTTCTGGCAGCCATGGAAAATGCCGGCCGCCTGGTGGACGACAGGGAAATGGCCGAAACCCTCAAAGCCGCCGGCGGCATCGGCACCCCCGCCACCAGGGCGGCAATCATCGAAACGCTGATCAAGCGGGGATACATCGAGCGCCGCAGGAAAACCCTGGTGCCCACCCTGCGGGGCGAAGCACTGATAGACCTGGTGCCGGAAAAACTGAAATCGGTGGAACTGACCGCTCAATGGGAAGACGGGCTGCGGCGTATAGAAGAGGGGCTGGAGGACGCCCGGACGTGGTTGCACGGCCTCAAGAACTTCACCCGGGAGGTGGTGGCCATGGCAAAAGAACAGGAAGCAAACGGCGCGGTACACCGGGAGGAGGTGATGGGCAAATGCCCGCTGTGCGGCCGGGATGTGGTGGAGTTTGCCAGATCATACGGCTGCAGCGGGTACAAGGAGGGCTGCAGGTTTGCCATCTGGAAGGAGATCGCCGGCAAAAAGATCACGGTCAAGCAGGCAAAAGAACTGCTCTGGAAGGGCAAAACCGGTGTCATCAAAGGCTTTAAATCAAAAGCCGGCAAGAGCTTCGACGCCGCGTTGACTCTGAGCGAGGACGGCAGGGTCAACTTCGAGTTTGCCGACCATGCCGGCCACGTCCTGGGCAGGTGCCCGCTGTGCGGAAAGGACGTTATCGAGGGCAAAAAAGGTTACGGCTGCGCGGGCTGGAACCAGGGATGCAAATTCATCATCTGGAAGGAGATCGCCGGCAAAAAAATCACGGTCAGCCAGGCAAAAGAACTGCTCCAGAAGGGCAAAACCGGCGTCATCAAAGGCTTTAAATCCAAAGCCGGCAGGGAATTTGAAGCTGTCCTGGTTTTGGGTGAAGACGGCAAGATAGAATTCGAGTTCAAAACCGACAGGGGGGATAATGTATGCGGATAG
- a CDS encoding type II toxin-antitoxin system PemK/MazF family toxin produces MVVVKDMPYKDIPGGKTRPSVVLSSYEHNKARQDLVVAKISGSAVAGKWDLKIERWLEAGLKKPSKVVCDHITVVSKVSVRTIGRLDAETLAGVREKITLLFGL; encoded by the coding sequence GTGGTAGTCGTTAAGGATATGCCATACAAGGATATACCTGGTGGCAAGACCAGGCCTTCAGTGGTATTAAGCTCATATGAGCATAACAAGGCTAGGCAGGACCTGGTAGTTGCGAAGATTTCCGGAAGCGCGGTTGCTGGTAAATGGGACTTAAAGATCGAGCGATGGCTAGAAGCAGGGCTAAAAAAACCGTCGAAAGTAGTTTGCGACCATATCACGGTGGTCTCGAAGGTCTCGGTGAGAACAATAGGACGCCTTGATGCTGAAACTCTTGCCGGGGTGCGAGAAAAGATCACCCTGCTCTTTGGCCTGTAA
- a CDS encoding ArdC-like ssDNA-binding domain-containing protein, whose translation MGRAGWSAPRTMTVTEKARETLNRLLEMFRTGDLPHAVARTVIRAKAGYERPSDRWSLGNRLLMYLAGTEDARGFKQWEEAGRHVKKGARAFYILAPCTKKKTVREREIDSDTGEEREVERERVVITGFRCVPVFRYEDTEGAPLPEVDYAPPEPPPLFDVAMRFVGDVKYKPFVGGYYGYFDPARREIVLNTHDARTFFHELAHAVHHQVKPGGLKPGQHADQEIVAEVVAAALCEMYGFKGYIWHGWEYIRHYAGQDGRKALKAVMGVLADVEKVLEVILEAATPEERGCAA comes from the coding sequence ATGGGGCGGGCCGGATGGTCCGCCCCGCGCACGATGACAGTTACCGAAAAAGCGAGAGAGACTTTAAACCGTCTCCTGGAGATGTTCCGCACCGGGGATCTGCCGCATGCCGTGGCCCGGACGGTCATCCGGGCGAAGGCCGGGTACGAAAGGCCGTCCGATAGATGGAGCCTGGGAAACCGCCTGCTGATGTATCTGGCCGGGACGGAAGACGCCAGGGGTTTCAAGCAGTGGGAAGAAGCCGGGCGGCATGTTAAAAAGGGCGCCAGGGCGTTCTATATCCTGGCACCCTGCACCAAAAAGAAAACGGTCAGGGAGCGGGAGATAGACTCCGACACCGGCGAAGAGCGGGAAGTGGAGCGGGAGCGGGTGGTTATTACCGGCTTCCGGTGCGTCCCGGTGTTCCGCTACGAGGACACCGAAGGTGCTCCTTTGCCGGAAGTAGATTACGCCCCGCCGGAGCCACCGCCGCTTTTCGACGTGGCCATGCGGTTCGTGGGTGACGTGAAATACAAACCCTTCGTGGGAGGGTATTACGGCTACTTCGACCCCGCCAGGAGAGAGATCGTGCTCAACACCCACGACGCCAGGACGTTTTTCCACGAGCTGGCGCACGCTGTCCACCACCAGGTGAAGCCGGGCGGTTTGAAGCCCGGCCAGCACGCGGACCAGGAAATTGTCGCGGAAGTGGTGGCTGCCGCCTTGTGCGAGATGTACGGCTTCAAGGGTTACATCTGGCACGGGTGGGAGTACATCCGGCACTACGCCGGGCAGGACGGCCGGAAGGCGCTGAAAGCCGTCATGGGTGTCCTGGCCGACGTGGAAAAGGTGCTGGAAGTCATCCTGGAAGCCGCCACTCCGGAAGAGAGGGGGTGTGCGGCTTGA
- a CDS encoding toprim domain-containing protein, whose product MQAEHRYPEEKFVRVNPSHPCPICGRGDWCGYNSFIASCMRVSEGAFKEVILSNGQVAYLHWLEPGMVNLPALMEEDTITAAQTAPVEVRDRVYRDFLKLLYLHPRHRKDLLRRGLTEWEIRRNGYRSVPGTEAPWSVCRRLIRMGHDLAGIPGFYKARGPHGGTYWTFDRQPGYFIPVRDEKGRIQALQRRMDDARGGKYKLFSGHKSRGGCSCGTPAHVARPAKTEDRRIWITEGPLKADIAGEYLGAVVVGALSAATWRPVIPVILALGAKEAVIAYDRDLETNPEVGRAYEALKAELKKHGLVVGRAVWNGKKGIDDALAAGMEVRVVRV is encoded by the coding sequence GTGCAAGCGGAACACCGTTACCCCGAGGAAAAGTTTGTGAGAGTCAATCCTTCGCACCCCTGCCCCATCTGCGGCAGGGGCGACTGGTGCGGCTACAACAGCTTCATCGCCAGCTGCATGCGGGTAAGCGAAGGCGCGTTCAAGGAAGTGATCCTGAGCAACGGCCAGGTAGCCTACCTCCACTGGCTGGAACCGGGCATGGTAAACCTGCCGGCGCTCATGGAAGAAGACACAATAACCGCGGCGCAAACCGCGCCGGTGGAAGTGCGGGACCGGGTGTACCGTGACTTCCTGAAACTCCTTTACCTGCACCCGCGCCACAGAAAAGACCTGCTCCGGCGCGGGCTGACTGAATGGGAGATCAGGAGGAACGGCTACCGATCGGTCCCCGGAACCGAAGCCCCGTGGTCGGTATGCAGGCGCCTGATCCGAATGGGCCACGACCTGGCCGGCATCCCCGGGTTTTACAAGGCCCGGGGGCCGCACGGCGGGACCTACTGGACCTTCGACCGGCAGCCGGGGTATTTCATCCCGGTGCGGGACGAAAAGGGCCGGATCCAGGCCCTGCAGCGCCGCATGGACGACGCCCGGGGCGGGAAATATAAGCTGTTCAGCGGTCACAAGAGCCGGGGCGGCTGCTCCTGCGGCACCCCGGCCCACGTGGCCAGACCCGCAAAAACCGAAGACCGGCGGATATGGATCACCGAAGGGCCGCTAAAGGCGGACATCGCCGGCGAGTACCTGGGCGCCGTCGTGGTAGGCGCATTAAGTGCCGCCACCTGGCGGCCGGTAATTCCGGTCATCCTGGCACTGGGAGCGAAAGAAGCAGTGATCGCCTACGACCGGGACCTGGAAACCAACCCGGAAGTAGGTCGGGCGTATGAGGCGCTGAAAGCGGAACTGAAAAAACACGGCCTGGTGGTCGGCCGGGCGGTGTGGAACGGGAAGAAAGGCATAGACGACGCCCTGGCGGCCGGTATGGAAGTGCGGGTCGTGCGGGTGTAA